A window from Nothobranchius furzeri strain GRZ-AD chromosome 17, NfurGRZ-RIMD1, whole genome shotgun sequence encodes these proteins:
- the tmem127 gene encoding transmembrane protein 127: protein MYAPPGSTVPGGRRRRTATSLPKQPERSLVSALPGALSITALCTALAEPAWVRVHGGACPRQELGVADVLGYIDPKLLDDYCVNPQTILLLRVIAAFCFLGILCSLTAFLLDVFGPKHPALKITRRYAFAHILTVLQCATVIGFCYWASELILSLQQQHKKYHGSLIYVTFAISFYLVAGAGGASILATAANLLRHYPTEEEEQALELLSEMEDSSENFPADYDIANQFQPPPAYTP, encoded by the exons ATGTATGCTCCGCCGGGCTCTACCGTACCTGGTGGCCGGAGAAGAAGAACTGCCACCTCCCTGCCCAAGCAGCCGGAGCGCAGCCTGGTGTCAGCGCTGCCCGGAGCTTTGTCCATCACAGCGCTGTGTACGGCTCTGGCTGAGCCGGCCTGGGTGCGTGTTCATGGGGGCGCCTGTCCCAGGCAGGAGCTGGGGGTTGCGGATGTCTTGGGTTACATTGATCCAAAGCTTCTAGATG ATTACTGTGTGAACCCGCAGACCATCCTGCTGTTGAGGGTCATAGCTGCCTTTTGTTTCCTGGGCATCCTATGCAGTCTAACTGCTTTTCTGTTAGATGTGTTTGGACCGAAACACCCTGCCCTAAAGATCACTCGTAGATATGCATTTGCCCATATACTCACAG TGTTGCAGTGTGCCACAGTCATAGGCTTTTGCTACTGGGCCTCAGAGCTGATCTTGTCCCTTCAGCAGCAGCACAAGAAGTACCACGGTTCACTTATATATGTCACTTTTGCTATCAGCTTCTACCTGGTGGCAGGTGCGGGTGGAGCATCCATCCTCGCCACAGCTGCAAACCTTCTTCGCCACTACCCCACTGAAGAGGAAGAGCAGGCCTTAGAGCTGCTCTCTGAGATGGAGGATAGCAGTGAGAATTTCCCTGCTGATTATGACATTGCTAATCAGTTTCAACCACCACCTGCCTACACACCCTAA
- the gatd3l gene encoding ES1 protein, mitochondrial isoform X1, with protein MLATRTLLSKQTLAILSRQPACFVHHGDHGTWGNTNVAVVFSGCGWWDGTDVHEGVYTMYHLSRNGARFQMFAPNQQQMHVMDHMKKQPFSGENRNMMMESARFSHGQGKMQMQDLSVLDVNSFDAVIFPGGHGIIKNLSSFMKDGKDCKLHNDVERVLKDFHHSRKPIGLASMAPVLACRALPSIEVTMGYERDENTRWGNWPHTNMVQTVKSMGARHNVREPYISFQRPLFLTDVS; from the exons ATGCTGGCAACCAGGACTTTGCTGTCAAAACAGACACTGGCAATTCTCTCTCGCCAGCCAGCCTGCTTTGTTCACCACGGTGACCATGGCACCTGGGGGAACACCAATGTTGCAGTG GTTTTCTCAGGATGTGGATGGTGGGATGGAACTGATGTCCATGAAGGAGTGTA CACCATGTACCACCTGAGCCGAAACGGAGCTCGTTTCCAGATGTTTGCTCCGAATCAGCAGCAGATGCATGTGATGGATCACATGAAAAAGCAGCCGTTCTCAGGGGAGAACCG GAACATGATGATGGAGTCGGCTCGCTTCAGTCACGGTCAGGGAAAGATGCAAATGCAGGACCTGTCCGTTCTGGATGTCAACAGCTTTGATGCTGTCATCTTTCCTGGAGGTCATGGGATCATCAAGAACCT ATCATCTTTTATGAAGGATGGCAAAGACTGTAAGCTGCACAATGACGTAGAACGAGTTCTTAAAGATTTCCACCATTCACGCAAGCCCATTGG CCTGGCCAGCATGGCTCCTGTGCTGGCCTGCCGTGCTCTGCCCAGCATTGAGGTGACCATGGGCTACGAACGTGATGAGAACACCCGCTGGGGCAACTGGCCTCACACAAACATGGTGCAGACCGTGAAGAGCATGGGCGCTCGCCACAATGTCCGTGAGCCATACATATCCTTTCAGAGGCCTCTGTTTCTGACAGATGTGAGTTAA
- the gatd3l gene encoding ES1 protein, mitochondrial isoform X2 produces the protein MLATRTLLSKQTLAILSRQPACFVHHGDHGTWGNTNVAVVFSGCGWWDGTDVHEGVYTMYHLSRNGARFQMFAPNQQQMHVMDHMKKQPFSGENRNMMMESARFSHGQGKMQMQDLSVLDVNSFDAVIFPGGHGIIKNLSSFMKDGKDCKLHNDVERVLKDFHHSRKPIGLASMAPVLACRALPSIEVTMGYERDENTRWGNWPHTNMVQTVKSMGARHNVREPYEAYVDEKNKVVSTPSFMWETDYHYHYIFDGIGNMVKHILRLSTK, from the exons ATGCTGGCAACCAGGACTTTGCTGTCAAAACAGACACTGGCAATTCTCTCTCGCCAGCCAGCCTGCTTTGTTCACCACGGTGACCATGGCACCTGGGGGAACACCAATGTTGCAGTG GTTTTCTCAGGATGTGGATGGTGGGATGGAACTGATGTCCATGAAGGAGTGTA CACCATGTACCACCTGAGCCGAAACGGAGCTCGTTTCCAGATGTTTGCTCCGAATCAGCAGCAGATGCATGTGATGGATCACATGAAAAAGCAGCCGTTCTCAGGGGAGAACCG GAACATGATGATGGAGTCGGCTCGCTTCAGTCACGGTCAGGGAAAGATGCAAATGCAGGACCTGTCCGTTCTGGATGTCAACAGCTTTGATGCTGTCATCTTTCCTGGAGGTCATGGGATCATCAAGAACCT ATCATCTTTTATGAAGGATGGCAAAGACTGTAAGCTGCACAATGACGTAGAACGAGTTCTTAAAGATTTCCACCATTCACGCAAGCCCATTGG CCTGGCCAGCATGGCTCCTGTGCTGGCCTGCCGTGCTCTGCCCAGCATTGAGGTGACCATGGGCTACGAACGTGATGAGAACACCCGCTGGGGCAACTGGCCTCACACAAACATGGTGCAGACCGTGAAGAGCATGGGCGCTCGCCACAATGTCCGTGAGCCATAC GAAGCCTATGTGGACGAGAAGAACAAAGTGGTCAGCACTCCATCCTTCATGTGGGAAACAGACTATCACTACCACTATATATTTGATGGGATTGGAAATATGGTCAAACACATCCTGCGTCTGTCAACCAAGTGA